GGAGTCCCACCAGACTTGGTGGTGATCAGAACTAGGGTACTTTTGAGGCGATCGCCAATGCGGGTTAGGAGGCGATCAATACCTGCCGGATCAGTATTATCAATAAAATGAATGGCCATGGGGGGGAAGTCTGGGGAGAGGGCCTCGGCTACAAATTGGGGCCCTAATGCAGAACCACCGATACCAACGGAGAGAACATCGGTAAACTTGTCAGCAGTGGGGGGTTTAATGGTTCCCTCATGTACCTTTTTCACAAAATCAGCAATTTGTGCGAGGGGTTGGGTAATTTCCTTTCTCACGTCATCATTGGGGGCTAATTCTGGGGCCCGTAACCAATAATGTCCCACCATACGTCCTTCATCGGGGTTAGCGATCGCCCCACTTTCTAAGGCTTCCATATCTTGAAAGGCTTTCTCAAATTTGGGCTTGAGACTGTCAACGAAGGCATCATCAAAGCGCATCCGACTAATATCAAGATATAATCCTAATCCTTCGTGATAATAAAGCCAGTCTTGGTAACGTTGCCAGAGTTGTTGCTTATCCATAGGAATTACTGCACAGGTTGATCACTTAGCAGAGATAGACTATTATCTCTCTCAATCGATCATAGATACAGATGCTAAGTATTAGGAGTTAAGATTTCATTATTTTTTTGAGAAAGAATTATTGTAGACAATAATTTAATGGTATTTTTTTGAGGTTATTTATCCCAATAAAATTCAAGTTATGGAAAATCGTTTTAATGTTCTCGATCTGATCATCAAACTCTTTGTGATCAGCTTGCTATTTGTTTGGTGTTTTATTCTGCTGCGTCCCTTCATCGAGATTATTCTCTGGGGAGTTATTTTAGCGATCGCCATATTTCCCCTATTCTTATGGCTAAAAGCCCGTTTAGGGGGACAGGGAAAATTATCCGGGACAATTCTCACCTTACTGGGTGTGGCTGTTATTATTGGCCCGGTAAGTTTGATGGCCACTGTTTTCGTCGGTAATGTTGATACCTTCGCCGATTATCTTGCGGCCGGTAATTTGCTCATCCCACCTCCCCCCGAAGGTGTCGCTACTTGGCCCCTAATTGGAGAAAGGGTCAATAATATTTGGCAATCAGCATCAGTCAACTTAGGAGCGGTATTGGCTAGATTTCAGCCACAACTTGAGGCTTTAGCCAAAAACTTGTTATTTTTAGCCGCTAATATTGGTCTAGTTCTACTGAAGTTTATCGTTTCTATTATCCTGGCTGGATTACTGATGATCAATGCTGAGGGGCTAAACCGTCGGCTGAGTCAGGTTGTCTTAAGGTTGACCCCAAAACAAGGACAAGGGTTTTTGCAACTGGCCACT
This genomic window from Crocosphaera sp. UHCC 0190 contains:
- a CDS encoding AI-2E family transporter, encoding MENRFNVLDLIIKLFVISLLFVWCFILLRPFIEIILWGVILAIAIFPLFLWLKARLGGQGKLSGTILTLLGVAVIIGPVSLMATVFVGNVDTFADYLAAGNLLIPPPPEGVATWPLIGERVNNIWQSASVNLGAVLARFQPQLEALAKNLLFLAANIGLVLLKFIVSIILAGLLMINAEGLNRRLSQVVLRLTPKQGQGFLQLATATIRGVTRGIIGVAILQSLLIGLGLIVAQIPFAALLTLLCLVLAIVQIGPGLVVFPAIIFAWSTMTTPSALLFTLWMVPTTLVDNILKPILMGQGLPVPTVIILIGVLGGTLAHGILGLFIGPVILSLGYELIMAWVNFDSSPLSSTSDGEE